In the genome of Streptomyces sp. SAI-127, the window GGTTGAGGTCGAGGCCGCTGATCCAGTCCCAGAACGGGCCGTGCAGGCCGAGTTTCCCGGCGAGCAGGCCGAGGAGCTCGACCGTGCCGATGAGGAGGGCCACCGCCACGGACAGGCCGGTGACCGTGAGGTTGTAGTAGACCTTGCGGACCGGCTTCGAGAACGCCCAGCCGTAGGCGAAGTTCATGAAGGAGCCGTCGATCGTGTCGAGGAGGGACATGCCGGCGGCGAAGAGGACCGGCAGGGTGAGGATCGCGTACCAGGGCAGTCCGGAGGCCGCGCCCGACCCGGCCAGGACCAGCAGGGCGATCTCCGTCGCCGTGTCGAAGCCCAGGCCGAAGAGAAGGCCGAGGGGGTACATCTGCCAGGACTTGGTGATCGACTTCATGACCCGGCCGAGCAGGCGGTTCATGAAGCCGCGGTTGTTCAGCTGCTCCTCCAGCGCGGCCTCGTCGTAGCGGCCGGAGCGCATCCGCCGGAACACCTTCCAGATGCCCGCCAGGACGACCAGGTTGACCGCCGCGATCAGATAGAGGAACACGCCCGACACGGTCGTACCGATCAGCGCGGTCACGTCGTGGAGGCGGGAGTCGTCGTCGCGCACGGGTCCCGCGAGGGCCTTCACGCCGAGCGAGAGCAGCAGCGCCAGGACGAAGACGACGCTGGAGTGGCCGAGCGAGAACCAGAAGCCGACCGACAGCGGCCGCTGCCCCTCCCCCATCAGCTTGCGGGTGGTGTTGTCGATCGCCGCGATGTGGTCGGCGTCGAAGGCGTGCCGCATCCCGAGCGTGTAGGCGGTCACGCCGATGCCTATGCCGAAGGACTTCGCGCCGACGCTGTAGTGGTGCGGGGCGACGATCGCGACGAGGG includes:
- a CDS encoding HoxN/HupN/NixA family nickel/cobalt transporter is translated as MTAAPDPAPHLLPAAGPVKGSVWHRVRGSMTRQEWVRAGGMAAVVVALHVIGWFTLVAIVAPHHYSVGAKSFGIGIGVTAYTLGMRHAFDADHIAAIDNTTRKLMGEGQRPLSVGFWFSLGHSSVVFVLALLLSLGVKALAGPVRDDDSRLHDVTALIGTTVSGVFLYLIAAVNLVVLAGIWKVFRRMRSGRYDEAALEEQLNNRGFMNRLLGRVMKSITKSWQMYPLGLLFGLGFDTATEIALLVLAGSGAASGLPWYAILTLPVLFAAGMSLLDTIDGSFMNFAYGWAFSKPVRKVYYNLTVTGLSVAVALLIGTVELLGLLAGKLGLHGPFWDWISGLDLNLLGFVIVGLFFATWVVALVVWKVGRIEEKWTAGLAGEQSGG